The Candidatus Omnitrophota bacterium region GACGATGATAAAGGTGACGAGGAGGATATATAGCCGGTCTTTTTGTATAAAATTTAAAAGTTTACTCATACTGTAATCTCATGTAACCTTATGCAACCTTGTTTACCCCGTCACCCCTGCGTGCCTCAGCCTGAACTCCGCGCCCAACCCTTTCGCGATCTCTTCGCATCTCTTTACATCGACCCCGGGAAGGTCAAGGCACGTCACTTCCGTCTCTATCCCCTTTCCCACGCATCCCTTTATGAAATCGAGGACACCCTTATATGTCTTATCCCCGAATTTCGGGTCGCATAATCTCATGTACGCCTCTTTTGTATCGGCATTGAGGCTTACCGATACCTTATCCACCAGGCCGGCAAGTTCGGCCGCTATAGGCCTCGAGTTTATCAGGTCGCCGTGGCCGTTCGTCACGAGCCGTATCCTCGCATTCTTCGCCTTGAGCATTACCGACACCGCCTTGACCGCCTCCAGGCGCATAGTCGGCTCGCCATAGCCGCAGAAGACCACCTCTTTATATTTAGCCGGATCGCCGACGGCACCCAGTATCTCTTCCACCGTAGGCTCTCTCTCAAGCCGCAGGTTGTGCCCCTTTACAAAAGGCGTATAACTTCTGACGCAGAAATCGCAGGAATTGGTGCACCCGTTCGTTATGTTGAGGTACAGGGAACCGCGTATCCCGTATGCTATCTCAGGCGCCTCTTCCAGGCCAAGGCCGAAGAGCGCGTTGGCGTTGTGGGTCGTTATCCTGCCGATGTCCTCCGGGGATAGCCCCAGAAGCCGCGACCATTCCTCTGCCAGATACGATAGATACGACGGCTCGTTCCTCTTTCCCCTGAATTCCTGCGGCGCAAGGAACGGCGCGTCCGTCTCCAGCAGAAGGCGTTCCGGCGGCACTACGCGCGCCACCTCCCGCAGACCACCGGCGTTCTTGAATGTGAGGTTACAGGTAAAGGAGACGTATAGTCCCGCGTCGAGGCATCTCTTCAGGAAGGCCATGTCTCCGGCAAAGCAATGCATCACGCCTTTCGCTTCACCGTCCAGCTCGGATCCCAGGATATCGAGCACTTCGCTGCCGGCCTCTCTTGAGTGAAGGATGAGCGGCAGGTCCAGTTCGCGGGCCAGCTTTATGAATTTTTTGAACGCGGCGGCCTGCTGCTCTCTGGGGGCGAGGTTTCTGTAATAATCGAGGCCGACCTCTCCGACGGCGACCACTTTATCTTCCTGCGCAAGGGCCCTGATCCCGGAGACGGCCGCGTCGTCGACCGAAGAGGCATCGTGAGGATGGATACCGACCGAAGCGTATATAAATCCGTGCTTCCTGGCCAGTTCGACGGCCCGGATCGAACCGTCCATGGAACTGGCGACATTCACGATCCGCGCCACACCCTTCGAGAGGGCTCTCTCTATGACACCATCCCGGTCCGGATCAAAGTCCTTAAAATCGAGATGGCAGTGCGTATCTATCAACATGTCATACTTCTATTCTGGGAAATAACGGGTCGGCTTTACTTATCCTGGTCCCTTCTTTAAGGCATCCTGTGCCGGGCGCGGCCAGCTTACAGCCGTCCTTCTCCAGGCCGAGTTGCGCGTATATATTACCCGCTGTCGACGGCATGAACGGATAGACGGCTGACGCAACCGTCCTTAGGGCCTCAAGGAGTCGGTATATTACGCCCGCGAGCTCGTCCGTCTTCTTCTCTTTAGACAGGCTCCACGGTTTCGAATCCTCGATATATTTATTGGCGAGATTTACGACTTCCCATATCCCGGCAAGCGCTTCCGAAAATTGCAGCTTCGGTATCGTCCTCTCCAACTCCCCGGATAACGCCTCCATCTTTTCCTTTAATATTTTTCCCCCAACCCCCAACTCCGGACTCCCAACTACCGCCGGTATCTTTCCGTCAAAGTATTTCTCAACCATCGTCAGCGTCCTGTTCACCAGGTTCCCCAGGTCGTTGGCGAGGTCTGCATTATACCGGCGCGTGACCGTATCCTCGCTGAACGCCCCGTCAAGGCCGAACGGGACCTCACGAAGCAGGAAATAACGGTACGGGTCCACGCCGTACCGCTCTATCATATCGAGCGGGTTGACGATGTTGCCCTTCGATTTTGACATCTTTTCGCCTTTGACCACCCACCAGCCGTGCGCAAAGATCGTCTTCGGCGGCTCTATACCGAGCGCGTGCAGGATGACCGGCCAATATACGGCGTGGTGGCGCAGGATATCCTTGCCTATGACGTGGAAATCGCACGGCCAGTACCTTTTAAAGCGCTCCATGTCATCCGGGTAGCCCACTCCGGAAATATAATTTATGAGCGCGTCGAACCAGACATAGGTCACGAAATCCCTGTCGAACGGCATCTCTATACCCCATGAAAGGCGCGTCTTCGGCCTCGAGATACACAGGTCCAGGAGCGGTTCGTTCAGGAACCCCAGCACTTCATTCTTCCTGAAGTCGGGCTGCACGAAATCCGGGTGCGTCTTTATGTGATCTATCAGCCATGCCTGGTGGTCCGACATCTTCAGGAAATAGTTCGCCTCGTCCAGTTTTTCCAGGGGCCTCTTGCAGTCGGGGCATATCCCGTCGTGGCTCTGCGTCTCGGACCAGAACGTCTCGCACGGGGTGCAGAACCACCCTTCATATACCTTCTTATATATCTTATCCTCCCGTTTCAGTTTCTCGAGTATCGCCTGTACCGTCTTTATATGCCTGTCGTCCGTCGTCCGGATGAAATAGTCATACTGCACGTTGAGACGTTTCCACAGGTCGCTGAAATCGGGCACGATCCCGTCGACAAATCTCTTCTCTTCGCCCTTTTTAAAACCCGCTTCCAGCGTCGCCTTCTCTATCTTTTCGCCGTGCTCGTCCGTACCGGTCATGAAGAATATATCCCGCCCCGACTGGCGCAGGAACCTGGAGACGGTGTCGCAGGCTATCTGGGTATAGGAATGGCCTATGTGCGGTTTCGAATTGACGTAATAGAGCGGCGTTGTGATATAGAACGTCTTCATGCCTTTTTGTCCTGCCCCTTGCCCTTTGCCTCTTGACCCTCTTTGTAGAACACCTCGATCTGCTTCCCGTCCTCAAGCTCGACGGTAGCCGAACGTTTGAGGGCGTTCACGGCCACGACCTTCCCGGCGCCCTTATCCGTCTTGATGATCTCTCCCTGGTGCGGCGCCCCCTTCATCAGCTCCTTGTAGGTCGCGTATTCATAACCGAGGCAGCACATGAGACGGCCGCACAGCCCGGATATCTTCGTCGGGTTCAGGGGCAGGTTCTGCTCTTTTGCCATCTTTATGGTGACCGGCTCAAAATCCTTGAGATACATGGCGCAGCAGAGGCTCCTGCCGCACGGGCCGAACCCGCCCAGCATCTTCGCCTCGTCCCTCACGCCTATCTGTTTAAGCTCGATCCTCGTCTTGAACTCGCTCGCCAGGTTCTTCACCAGGTCCCTGAAATCTATCCT contains the following coding sequences:
- a CDS encoding TatD family hydrolase; its protein translation is MLIDTHCHLDFKDFDPDRDGVIERALSKGVARIVNVASSMDGSIRAVELARKHGFIYASVGIHPHDASSVDDAAVSGIRALAQEDKVVAVGEVGLDYYRNLAPREQQAAAFKKFIKLARELDLPLILHSREAGSEVLDILGSELDGEAKGVMHCFAGDMAFLKRCLDAGLYVSFTCNLTFKNAGGLREVARVVPPERLLLETDAPFLAPQEFRGKRNEPSYLSYLAEEWSRLLGLSPEDIGRITTHNANALFGLGLEEAPEIAYGIRGSLYLNITNGCTNSCDFCVRSYTPFVKGHNLRLEREPTVEEILGAVGDPAKYKEVVFCGYGEPTMRLEAVKAVSVMLKAKNARIRLVTNGHGDLINSRPIAAELAGLVDKVSVSLNADTKEAYMRLCDPKFGDKTYKGVLDFIKGCVGKGIETEVTCLDLPGVDVKRCEEIAKGLGAEFRLRHAGVTG
- the metG gene encoding methionine--tRNA ligase, which codes for MKTFYITTPLYYVNSKPHIGHSYTQIACDTVSRFLRQSGRDIFFMTGTDEHGEKIEKATLEAGFKKGEEKRFVDGIVPDFSDLWKRLNVQYDYFIRTTDDRHIKTVQAILEKLKREDKIYKKVYEGWFCTPCETFWSETQSHDGICPDCKRPLEKLDEANYFLKMSDHQAWLIDHIKTHPDFVQPDFRKNEVLGFLNEPLLDLCISRPKTRLSWGIEMPFDRDFVTYVWFDALINYISGVGYPDDMERFKRYWPCDFHVIGKDILRHHAVYWPVILHALGIEPPKTIFAHGWWVVKGEKMSKSKGNIVNPLDMIERYGVDPYRYFLLREVPFGLDGAFSEDTVTRRYNADLANDLGNLVNRTLTMVEKYFDGKIPAVVGSPELGVGGKILKEKMEALSGELERTIPKLQFSEALAGIWEVVNLANKYIEDSKPWSLSKEKKTDELAGVIYRLLEALRTVASAVYPFMPSTAGNIYAQLGLEKDGCKLAAPGTGCLKEGTRISKADPLFPRIEV
- a CDS encoding stage 0 sporulation family protein, coding for MYEVVQIRLREAGKISYFSTSGMKFKVGDMVIVEADRGLDYGEVLSEAEVILDSDIEEPLRKVIRKTNPWDIHQIEKNKKKIQEIMTTCTRKIQERKLSMKLVDAEFSFDRSKIIFYFTAEGRIDFRDLVKNLASEFKTRIELKQIGVRDEAKMLGGFGPCGRSLCCAMYLKDFEPVTIKMAKEQNLPLNPTKISGLCGRLMCCLGYEYATYKELMKGAPHQGEIIKTDKGAGKVVAVNALKRSATVELEDGKQIEVFYKEGQEAKGKGQDKKA